GTGTTCTTAAAAACACTGGACGGAATCAGGGGTTTTACAGAACAGAAGTAAGCCTCTTCCTACAGTATTAGCGGACTCTGAAGAGAAATTTGAGATCAAGAAACCATACCATATACAAAGAAGCCGGCAAGGGTCATTATACCAGTGACTAATGTGCACAATACCTCAGCACTCTTCCAAGGATATGTCGTACCGCCCCAAGAAAGGCCAACGAGGAAGAGAACGCATCCAATGGTGAAAAGAGACATGCCAATCCAATCAAGCTCTTTGGTTTGCTGTATTCTCGTCTTCCCGACGTGGAGTTGAGAAAAGGTTGGTGGGTGGTAGAGGAACTGATATAGAGCCAGAGTGATTACACTCAGAATGATGCCCAGATAGTAACTCCAGCGCCAGCCTTCATGTATGTTCTCGATCATCGTTCGGGCTACGACTGGGCCAAAGACTCCAAATGGGATCGACGTCAAAAGACAAAACCCATGGTGGGACCTCGATGCATGTTGGGAACAAGTTCACCTAAGACAATGCCAAAGGAGAGCTGCCCAGCAGCTGCAAGACCATTGCACCCATTCGAAGCGATGAGCATACCTAAGCTCTTTGCGGTGCCACCAATAATGCAACCGATGAGGCCCAGTAGAGTAGTGCTCATGACCATCCACTTTCGGCCATATAGATCGGACAGACGGCCAATGATGAGAAAGCCAATAGAAGATCCCATAGTCCATATTGTCGCTACCCATGCGATTTGAGCGGAAGGACCAATGTCGGCATTTATCAAAGCGCTGTGGCAATCCACGTTAGTAATCTCGACAGAACATACGCAGTTCTTACGGTACCATAGAAAAGGATCGGCTGATACAGGGGCAAATACAAGATGAAGACACATACAGAGTATTTGAGGGGAGCACCCATCCTAGGTATGCGCAAGTACTTGCTAGACACTGCGCCTATGGAACAAAATCAGTACCCTTCTCAGTCTCGGTCTGGATATCAGACTTACAGCAAGAGTACCAATGAACTGAGGACTCCGATAGTAGCCATTAGGCATTCGGTCGAGCTCATCGCCGAAGGCATTCTTGTCAACATACTCGACAGTAccatcagccatgatgatctcCTCAGCGTTGACAGTCGGCTGGGGGCTGCCTGAGCCATCCCCACTATCTTCAGGGCCGAATGTCTCGAATTCCCTCTCCTTTCCTATATAGCCATCGACGCCAATATGGCTGAGATTCGACATGGTGTTTATTTTTGAAATCCTTGACAGTCAAGTTCCTCTGAAATGTCTCAACTCAGGTCTAGTCTATACTCTGCGGTGTTGAGGATACGAGAAAGTCCCAGCATAATCTGAGAAGCCACGTCAGGAAGTGCAATCACTCGGAGATTCGAGAtggctcatcatcaaccgCTGGAATATCTCCGAGTTATGGCGATCGAGTTGTATCTCGCACTTACGCGTGACCGGTGGTAGAGGTAGTCGATGTTTTCTCTTGAGAGTACAACATTGTCAGCACATAAGTTGAAGGCAGAACCCAAACCATAAATGATCGGCAGATCCCTACGAGTGATCCCAGGCTAGGACCCTTATCCATGATCTTATGCTTCCATGAGTCGTGTCGGGCGTCAGACAGAGTGGTCTAGGCTAGGGATGGACCGTGGCCCTAGGCGAGACGAGGTAAGGCTTCGAGTTTATTTCGCTGAGGCCGTTGGATGAGCCAGTCCTGCTTGGGCGGGGAGAGCGGATATACTTTCTTCTAGAACAGGGTTCTTTTTGTCAGGACAAGGTCTGGCGGACCTTGTATTTGATGGTTGGTTGCTTGGAATGTGGTCAGCCGAGACGAAACTCAACTGCTTTCAGGCCTTAGACTGGTCTGTGGCGATCCCGTAAAACCTCTGTTGACAAAAGCAGTAAACAGTGTTGAATTTCTGTCTCATGTATCAAGACCTGATGCCAATGCCTGTGGGGCTGGGatgcttgatgttggctgGAGGGAGAGCAAGCGAATGTCTCATATGAATTCAACACAAGGTCAGTGGTTCAAGTGCTACCTCATTGCAGTATGGAAATTCAGGTTCACCGTGGGCAAATAGCGGGAGAAGGTGTGTCTTACTCATACTTTTGACAAGGCAGTTGCGTTGCAGAACTCAAGGATAAAATATCACTGGCAAGTCGGACCTTGAGTTATACTCCTCCCTACCTTAACCTCTGAAGTTACTAGAAGAAAGAAACTCTAGTGATTTTGAAGGCCAATTCTAGCAATAATATGCCCTAAATTAATGACAAGAGTAAATTATCAGTTCATCGGTTTTGCGACCTTCTTACCCATTACATCTGTATGTTGACATGTGATAATCCCCTGTCCCAAATGCTCATGGTTACACAAGAGTTCAGCGGGCATTTGGCATTCTCCGACACTTATATCTTTCCTCAAAGGAGACTACCAGGCCATATGGATCCTTTACTGAGATTCTCTACATATAtctaaatatatttttatttactATTGAAAGCTCCCAGGCAAGCATGTCTTGTGTACAGGGTAACAAACTTACATATCCATAGTCGTGTCAATcataaaaaaaaagaaaaccaaCTCGTTGACAAACAGAAACATCCAGGAGAAGTTAACAAAGACTACCTTATATAAGGTCGTCATTTATAGTGGTTCATGTGCAGATACAATGTGAGAGAGAAGGTCTCCGAGAGTGTCGGTTGCCCACAGAATGAAATTGTGTGCTTGATTGATTGGCTAAAACTACATTCTATATCCGCAAGAATATCATGTCACTTTGACATAGGACCACTATAAAAAAAGCTATTTTGAGTCCTCAAACTTACCTAAAATTAAAGTAGGCTGTGCAACGGTTTCCCTGTCCATGCTGATGACTGTTACATATAACCGCCATCCTATAACTTGAACACCCACTTGATCTTTTGTTATACTCGCTACGAAACTGTTGTTGTTTGAGCCCTGATAGGCCCGTTTCATATCACAACTCTGCGACAACTACCCTGACTAAGTATAGTCCAGTCCACGCCTCAACACCATTGTCTTGCTCTTTTCAGTGTATACACAGAGCGACCAGCTATCAGAGCAGATAATCACAACTCCAAAGACAATCGTAATTAAGTGACCAAATCTTATTCAACTAATAAACAACATATCTTGACGTACATTCACCTCCAGCTcatatccatccatcatctaTTGTCCATAGATGTATGTAAACCCAAAACCATTCTAACTAGGCAGACACCCAAACTCCACCCTGATTACTGTCCTTGTTCGAGCGAAATAGTATTCTCGAATTAGGGACCACCACTGATACTCACACCGAAAACCGCCAGGGCCACGGCCAAGTCGAATGGCTCTGTCTATCCCTCTTTGATAACCAGTCATAGTCTTCATGCTGCTGAGGCCGTCTTGTTGCCAGACTCACCCCCTGCTGAAGCCGCTTGGAAACCACCGAAGCCGCCGCGGCCGAAACCACCTCCGTTACCGCCTTGGCCACCCTGACCTCCCTGACCACCCTGACCACCGCCGCCATTCTGGTCACCACCTTGGCCGCCCTGGTCACCGCCTTGACCCCCGTTTTGGTCGCCGCCTTGGCCTCCGTTCTGATCACCACCTTGGCCGCCAGCATTCTGGTCACCACCGGCATCAGCAGCTTGGTCTCCTCCGTTCTGGCCACCGCCTTGGCCTCCGTTCTGATCACCTCCCTGACCTCCGTTTTGACCACCTCCCTGACCTCCGTTCTGATCACCACCTTGGCCGCCAGCATTCTGGTCACCACCGGCATCAGCAGCTTGGTCTCCTCCGTTCTGGCCACCGCCTTGGCCTCCGTTCTGATCACCTCCCTGACCTCCGTTTTGATCACCGCCTTGGCCACCTTGGTTGCCGCCGTTCTGGCCACCAGCTTGACCTCCGTTGTTACCACCGTTGTTACCTCCGTTATTGCCGCCATTGTTGCCGCCATTGTTGCCGCCATTGTTGCCGCCATTGTTGCCGCCGTTACCACCTCCGACGGTGATACGGATGCAGTCATCCTGTGCTCCTCTCTGAGCAACAGGCATGAGGACAGGCTGATGGTTGGATGCGGCAGACATACTGCAGATACGGTAGTTACCGGCAGGCAGACCGCCGTCAACCTTGGCGGTGAGGAGACCTTGGCCGTTACCAGCATCGTTGATACCCTTGAAGAAGGCAAACTGCTGAGGGTCCAAAGGCTGAGTAGGGTTCAGACTATCGCCAGTGTCCTGAACAGTGACGTGGGTATGGCCGATGATGTTACCACCACCGTCGAGGTCCTGAGGAGCAGAATAGTAGGTGGTTGTTGCATTAGTGAACGAGCCAGGTGCAAAGTTGATAAACTGCACGGAGATATCAAAGTCTTGATTGGCTTCAACGTTGTCACCGTTTTGAGGCGATGTGAAGACTGAAGAAACCATGTTGTTGGCTCCAGGAATCTTTCCCATAGCTGTAGGAGTCAGTATATGTAGAGAGGAAAGAGGGAATCGTAAAACTTACGAATACCGTTACATGAGCCGTCTCGGTTTTGCTCTCCATTGGTAAGTGTCTGACCAGCACAgaagttgatgaagttgttgtTATCCCTAAGTCATGTTAATGGTCGTTTTTTCTCAAAGGTAGATGTGACCTACGTTGCTGAGGCAGCTTGCTCATCCGATCCGGGGTTGTTGCCATCTTGCTGCGAACCAGTTTGCACAGCGTTGGCGTCCAGAGTGTTGCCGCCGCCACCGCCGCCTCCGTTGTTACCACCGTTGTTGCCGCCATTATTGTTGCCGCCATTGTTGCCGCCGTTATTGCCCTGGCCGCCGTTGTTTCCGCCATTGTTGCCCTGACCACCGTTGTTGCCGCCACCGCCTCCTCCACgaccaccacctccaaatCGACCGCCGCCGAATTGTCGTCGTTGGAGAGCGCGAGCCAGGGGGTGTCGTTTTTGGACAACAGCAGCTTCTGTAATGGCAGAGATGCCCAGAAGAGCAATGATTACGCCTTTGACCTGCATTGTGATGACTTTATGTTGATCTTGCCGAGAGAAAGTGAAAAAGGAAATGAAGCCGAGGGCAAATACAATGTTGTATAAAAGTTTTCGAACGGTGCCAGACCAATTCgaaataaagaaaaaagaatgGTCACAGTAAAGTCAACTTGGTCTCAAAGGAACGAATGAAAGAAAGAGACACTACCagagctgaagagaagagaagatggtACGATTTTGGGACGAAGGGACGAGGGTTTAAAGCATCGGGGAAAactggagatgatgatcGGAAACGAAGATGCCGAGAAAAGAGGCTGGCTTTCATTATGACAATCCCAGACAATTCAACGTCTCGGGCTTGCACATCAGACCGGATGGCATCTGGGCGGTTGAAGGGGCCCGGTTCAGGGTCACAACGCCATGGACGACGGCTGAAGCGAGCAATAGTACCCAAGATCTATCTCTCGCTTGAGAGGCAAGGGGGCAGCGATCAAACTTGATgagaaacaccaagacaGAACATCGTGGAACACAGTG
The window above is part of the Fusarium oxysporum f. sp. lycopersici 4287 chromosome 8, whole genome shotgun sequence genome. Proteins encoded here:
- a CDS encoding hypothetical protein (At least one base has a quality score < 10) yields the protein MQVKGVIIALLGISAITEAAVVQKRHPLARALQRRQFGGGRFGGGGRGGGGGGNNGGQGNNGGNNGGQGNNGGNNGGNNNGGNNGGNNGGGGGGGNTLDANAVQTGSQQDGNNPGSDEQAASATDNNNFINFCAGQTLTNGEQNRDGSCNGIPMGKIPGANNMVSSVFTSPQNGDNVEANQDFDISVQFINFAPGSFTNATTTYYSAPQDLDGGGNIIGHTHVTVQDTGDSLNPTQPLDPQQFAFFKGINDAGNGQGLLTAKVDGGLPAGNYRICSMSAASNHQPVLMPVAQRGAQDDCIRITVGGGNGGNNGGNNGGNNGGNNGGNNGGNNGGNNGGQAGGQNGGNQGGQGGDQNGGQGGDQNGGQGGGQNGGDQAADAGGDQNAGGQGGDQNGGQGGGQNGGQGGDQNGGQGGGQNGGDQAADAGGDQNAGGQGGDQNGGQGGDQNGGQGGDQGGQGGDQNGGGGQGGQGGQGGQGGNGGGFGRGGFGGFQAASAGGESGNKTASAA
- a CDS encoding hypothetical protein (At least one base has a quality score < 10) — its product is MQVKGVIIALLGISAITEAAVVQKRHPLARALQRRQFGGGRFGGGGRGGGGGGNNGGQGNNGGNNGGQGNNGGNNGGNNNGGNNGGNNGGGGGGGNTLDANAVQTGSQQDGNNPGSDEQAASATDNNNFINFCAGQTLTNGEQNRDGSCNGIPMGKIPGANNMVSSVFTSPQNGDNVEANQDFDISVQFINFAPGSFTNATTTYYSAPQDLDGGGNIIGHTHVTVQDTGDSLNPTQPLDPQQFAFFKGINDAGNGQGLLTAKVDGGLPAGNYRICSMSAASNHQPVLMPVAQRGAQDDCIRITVGGGNGGNNGGNNGGNNGGNNGGNNGGNNGGNNGGQAGGQNGGNQGGQGGDQNGGQGGDQNGGQGGGQNGGDQAADAGGDQNAGGQGGDQNGGQGGGQNGGQGGDQNGGQGGDQNGGQGGDQGGQGGDQNGGGGQGGQGGQGGQGGNGGGFGRGGFGGFQAASAGGESGNKTASAA
- a CDS encoding hypothetical protein (At least one base has a quality score < 10), whose translation is MQVKGVIIALLGISAITEAAVVQKRHPLARALQRRQFGGGRFGGGGRGGGGGGNNGGQGNNGGNNGGQGNNGGNNGGNNNGGNNGGNNGGGGGGGNTLDANAVQTGSQQDGNNPGSDEQAASATDNNNFINFCAGQTLTNGEQNRDGSCNGIPMGKIPGANNMVSSVFTSPQNGDNVEANQDFDISVQFINFAPGSFTNATTTYYSAPQDLDGGGNIIGHTHVTVQDTGDSLNPTQPLDPQQFAFFKGINDAGNGQGLLTAKVDGGLPAGNYRICSMSAASNHQPVLMPVAQRGAQDDCIRITVGGGNGGNNGGNNGGNNGGNNGGNNGGNNGGNNGGQAGGQNGGNQGGQGGDQNGGQGGDQNGGQGGGQNGGDQAADAGGDQNAGGQGGDQNGGQGGGQNGGQGGDQNGGQGGGQNGGDQAADAGGDQNAGGQGGDQNGGQGGDQGGQGGDQNGGGGQGGQGGQGGQGGNGGGFGRGGFGGFQAASAGGESGNKTASAA
- a CDS encoding hypothetical protein (At least one base has a quality score < 10) is translated as MQVKGVIIALLGISAITEAAVVQKRHPLARALQRRQFGGGRFGGGGRGGGGGGNNGGQGNNGGNNGGQGNNGGNNGGNNNGGNNGGNNGGGGGGGNTLDANAVQTGSQQDGNNPGSDEQAASATDNNNFINFCAGQTLTNGEQNRDGSCNGIPMGKIPGANNMVSSVFTSPQNGDNVEANQDFDISVQFINFAPGSFTNATTTYYSAPQDLDGGGNIIGHTHVTVQDTGDSLNPTQPLDPQQFAFFKGINDAGNGQGLLTAKVDGGLPAGNYRICSMSAASNHQPVLMPVAQRGAQDDCIRITVGGGNGGNNGGNNGGNNGGNNGGNNGGNNGGNNGGQAGGQNGGNQGGQGGDQNGGQGGDQNGGQGGDQNGGQGGDQGGQGGDQNGGGGQGGQGGQGGQGGNGGGFGRGGFGGFQAASAGGESGNKTASAA
- a CDS encoding hypothetical protein (At least one base has a quality score < 10), whose product is MQVKGVIIALLGISAITEAAVVQKRHPLARALQRRQFGGGRFGGGGRGGGGGGNNGGQGNNGGNNGGQGNNGGNNGGNNNGGNNGGNNGGGGGGGNTLDANAVQTGSQQDGNNPGSDEQAASATDNNNFINFCAGQTLTNGEQNRDGSCNGIPMGKIPGANNMVSSVFTSPQNGDNVEANQDFDISVQFINFAPGSFTNATTTYYSAPQDLDGGGNIIGHTHVTVQDTGDSLNPTQPLDPQQFAFFKGINDAGNGQGLLTAKVDGGLPAGNYRICSMSAASNHQPVLMPVAQRGAQDDCIRITVGGGNGGNNGGNNGGNNGGNNGGNNGGNNGGNNGGQAGGQNGGNQGGQGGDQNGGQGGDQNGGQGGDQNGGQGGDQGGQGGDQNGGGGQGGQGGQGGQGGNGGGFGRGGFGGFQAASAGGESGNKTASAA
- a CDS encoding hypothetical protein (At least one base has a quality score < 10), producing the protein MQVKGVIIALLGISAITEAAVVQKRHPLARALQRRQFGGGRFGGGGRGGGGGGNNGGQGNNGGNNGGQGNNGGNNGGNNNGGNNGGNNGGGGGGGNTLDANAVQTGSQQDGNNPGSDEQAASATDNNNFINFCAGQTLTNGEQNRDGSCNGIPMGKIPGANNMVSSVFTSPQNGDNVEANQDFDISVQFINFAPGSFTNATTTYYSAPQDLDGGGNIIGHTHVTVQDTGDSLNPTQPLDPQQFAFFKGINDAGNGQGLLTAKVDGGLPAGNYRICSMSAASNHQPVLMPVAQRGAQDDCIRITVGGGNGGNNGGNNGGNNGGNNGGNNGGNNGGNNGGQAGGQNGGNQGGQGGDQNGGQGGDQNGGQGGGQNGGDQAADAGGDQNAGGQGGDQNGGQGGGQNGGQGGDQNGGQGGDQNGGQGGDQGGQGGDQNGGGGQGGQGGQGGQGGNGGGFGRGGFGGFQAASAGGESGNKTASAA
- a CDS encoding hypothetical protein (At least one base has a quality score < 10); translation: MQVKGVIIALLGISAITEAAVVQKRHPLARALQRRQFGGGRFGGGGRGGGGGGNNGGQGNNGGNNGGQGNNGGNNGGNNNGGNNGGNNGGGGGGGNTLDANAVQTGSQQDGNNPGSDEQAASATDNNNFINFCAGQTLTNGEQNRDGSCNGIPMGKIPGANNMVSSVFTSPQNGDNVEANQDFDISVQFINFAPGSFTNATTTYYSAPQDLDGGGNIIGHTHVTVQDTGDSLNPTQPLDPQQFAFFKGINDAGNGQGLLTAKVDGGLPAGNYRICSMSAASNHQPVLMPVAQRGAQDDCIRITVGGGNGGNNGGNNGGNNGGNNGGNNGGNNGGNNGGQAGGQNGGNQGGQGGDQNGGQGGDQNGGQGGGQNGGDQAADAGGDQNAGGQGGDQNGGQGGGQNGGDQAADAGGDQNAGGQGGDQNGGQGGDQNGGQGGDQGGQGGDQNGGGGQGGQGGQGGQGGNGGGFGRGGFGGFQAASAGGESGNKTASAA